One window of Phycisphaeraceae bacterium genomic DNA carries:
- a CDS encoding MotA/TolQ/ExbB proton channel family protein: MDKSSVIGSILGVLCCGLVGYMASHGNWGMFYSEKGLIMVFGGTISVIFMALPMDRIKQIPGYVKRFLFHKSMPMSELVMLISRLSERARRDGILALESEMANVKDPFMAQGLKMAIDGVDPGNIEQLLRMEIVAMQDRHKAGKKFFDLIKLYAPGYGLVATLIGQVGMFGGLASADIGQLGYMLAVAVVATMYGTILANAVAGPMGDKLSLRSSEEILNREMMLQSILSIQAGDNPRVTQSKVLAFIPAAARSKLNIAA; this comes from the coding sequence ATGGATAAGTCCAGCGTCATCGGCAGTATTCTGGGCGTGCTCTGCTGTGGGCTGGTGGGCTACATGGCCTCGCACGGCAACTGGGGGATGTTCTACTCCGAGAAGGGCCTGATCATGGTCTTCGGGGGGACGATCTCGGTCATCTTTATGGCTTTGCCGATGGACCGGATCAAGCAGATCCCCGGGTATGTGAAGCGGTTTTTGTTTCACAAGTCGATGCCGATGTCGGAGCTTGTGATGCTGATCTCTCGTCTTTCGGAGCGTGCGCGTCGGGATGGGATTCTCGCGCTCGAGTCCGAGATGGCGAACGTGAAGGACCCCTTCATGGCGCAGGGGCTGAAGATGGCGATCGACGGGGTGGACCCGGGCAATATCGAGCAGCTGCTGCGGATGGAGATTGTGGCAATGCAGGATCGCCACAAGGCGGGCAAGAAGTTCTTTGATCTGATCAAGCTGTACGCGCCGGGATACGGGCTTGTGGCGACGCTGATCGGTCAGGTCGGCATGTTCGGCGGCCTTGCGAGCGCGGACATCGGGCAGCTTGGTTACATGCTGGCGGTGGCCGTCGTTGCGACGATGTACGGGACGATCCTTGCGAACGCGGTGGCGGGGCCGATGGGGGACAAGCTGTCGCTGCGTTCGAGCGAGGAGATCCTCAATCGCGAGATGATGCTGCAATCGATCCTGTCGATCCAGGCGGGGGACAATCCGCGCGTGACGCAGTCGAAGGTGCTGGCGTTCATCCCAGCGGCAGCACGGAGCAAGCTGAACATCGCGGCGTGA
- a CDS encoding OmpA family protein, translating into MSDHEKDKHGHEGGGSHGGGSHGGGGHGHGPGGGGHEEGHEGAPEWLISFADMVMLIMGFFVILLAMNMGPKATAVQGGEPSEKDNHEEMMQARHADFVISVREGFNNKIDPFGSDPSEAWLRKRIRDRFEGSTNQPGPHGDHPNLQAIRPTDYNRVTARVPFDDGSATISVDAREVIASAAVGLRDHRWIVDVRGHVSPFEAMRNTRAARQLAFDRAYAVAQVLVENGVSWDNIRVSSLGETDRVVPKTFDREKDRANQRVEIVQTDEPLPESPHARASDDR; encoded by the coding sequence ATGTCCGACCATGAGAAAGACAAGCACGGGCACGAGGGCGGGGGCTCCCACGGGGGTGGCTCGCACGGCGGGGGCGGGCACGGCCATGGTCCGGGCGGGGGCGGCCACGAAGAGGGGCACGAGGGTGCGCCGGAGTGGCTGATCTCGTTCGCGGACATGGTCATGCTGATCATGGGTTTCTTCGTGATTCTGCTGGCGATGAACATGGGTCCGAAGGCGACAGCGGTGCAGGGGGGCGAACCGAGCGAGAAGGACAATCACGAGGAGATGATGCAGGCGCGGCACGCGGACTTTGTGATCAGCGTGCGGGAGGGGTTCAACAACAAGATCGATCCGTTCGGGAGCGATCCGAGCGAGGCGTGGCTGCGGAAGCGGATCCGAGACAGGTTCGAGGGCTCGACGAATCAGCCGGGTCCGCATGGAGACCACCCGAATCTCCAGGCGATCCGGCCGACGGATTACAACCGCGTGACGGCGCGGGTCCCCTTTGATGACGGCTCGGCGACGATCTCGGTCGATGCGAGGGAGGTGATCGCATCTGCGGCGGTTGGCCTGCGTGACCATCGCTGGATCGTTGATGTGCGCGGGCATGTCTCGCCCTTCGAGGCGATGAGGAACACGCGTGCGGCGCGGCAGCTGGCGTTCGACCGGGCGTACGCGGTGGCGCAGGTGCTGGTTGAGAACGGCGTTTCGTGGGACAACATCCGCGTCTCGTCGCTGGGCGAGACGGACCGCGTCGTGCCGAAGACCTTTGATCGAGAGAAGGACAGGGCGAATCAGCGGGTCGAGATCGTGCAGACCGATGAGCCCCTGCCCGAGAGTCCTCACGCGCGTGCGAGCGACGACAGGTAA
- a CDS encoding 50S ribosome-binding GTPase, whose translation MILGDTIIALASAPGRSPLALIRLSGPATRRIASERLGIDHFQQEGAAARHATLSLWNLEAPFARNPIPLRLPVRVIHAPAPRTYTGEDTLEILLPGNPALVDRVLTSLITRADTLPPDAVVRHAEPGEFSARAFLNGKMTIEAAEGVNASIAASSEAELECSARALRAEDAPRWRSWANETATLLALVEAGIDFTDQEDVVAISTPDLRDRAAQLAREIEENTGGRRSLAAARHIPLVVLTGRPNAGKSTLMNALLGRKRSVVSEHAGTTRDILIERADLSSLAPGSPEIELADTAGLDTHDPDIADPIAADMQRRARETIAAADVVLWCDPDGAFDVAPGLSPETSSPLLRVRTKADRPSPRADATGHSIIHVCALDGWNLAELARVISETIATSARASSAGGTRILLARHALALAEAHHRLESVIAMTSARDDAAIATQLRLALDALGSITGRLSPDDVLGLIFSRFCVGK comes from the coding sequence ATGATCCTCGGCGACACCATCATCGCGCTCGCTTCCGCACCGGGACGCTCTCCCCTCGCGCTCATCCGCCTCAGCGGGCCGGCAACCCGCCGGATCGCGAGCGAGCGTCTGGGCATCGATCACTTCCAACAAGAGGGAGCCGCCGCACGCCACGCCACGCTCTCGCTCTGGAACCTCGAAGCCCCCTTTGCACGCAACCCGATCCCGTTGCGTCTCCCGGTGCGCGTCATCCACGCCCCCGCCCCGCGCACCTACACCGGTGAAGACACGCTCGAGATCCTCCTCCCCGGCAACCCCGCCCTCGTCGATCGCGTCCTGACAAGTCTCATCACACGCGCAGACACGCTCCCGCCCGATGCCGTCGTCCGCCACGCCGAGCCCGGCGAGTTCTCCGCCCGGGCGTTCCTCAACGGCAAGATGACGATCGAAGCCGCCGAGGGTGTCAACGCCTCCATCGCCGCATCGAGCGAGGCCGAGCTCGAATGCTCCGCCCGCGCCCTGCGTGCCGAAGATGCCCCGCGCTGGAGATCATGGGCGAACGAGACAGCCACGCTGCTCGCCCTGGTCGAAGCGGGCATCGACTTCACCGATCAGGAGGATGTCGTCGCCATCTCGACCCCGGACCTGCGCGATCGCGCCGCGCAACTCGCGCGCGAGATCGAAGAGAACACCGGCGGCCGTCGCTCCCTCGCCGCCGCACGCCACATCCCACTCGTCGTCCTCACCGGCAGGCCCAACGCCGGCAAGAGCACACTGATGAACGCACTGCTCGGGCGAAAGCGCTCCGTCGTCTCCGAGCACGCGGGCACGACTCGCGACATCCTCATCGAACGCGCCGATCTCTCATCTCTCGCTCCCGGCTCTCCCGAGATCGAACTCGCCGACACAGCCGGACTCGACACCCACGACCCCGACATCGCAGACCCCATCGCCGCCGACATGCAGCGCCGCGCCCGCGAAACGATCGCCGCCGCCGATGTCGTCCTCTGGTGCGATCCCGATGGTGCGTTCGATGTTGCGCCCGGCCTATCCCCCGAAACCAGCTCGCCCCTGCTTCGCGTCCGCACAAAGGCCGACAGACCCTCGCCCCGTGCCGATGCCACCGGCCACAGCATCATCCACGTCTGCGCCCTCGATGGATGGAACCTCGCCGAACTCGCCCGAGTCATCTCAGAGACCATCGCCACCTCCGCGCGCGCATCCTCCGCAGGCGGCACACGCATCCTGCTCGCACGCCACGCCCTCGCCCTCGCAGAAGCACACCACCGCCTCGAATCCGTGATCGCAATGACCTCCGCCCGCGACGACGCGGCCATCGCCACACAGCTCCGCCTCGCACTCGACGCCCTCGGATCCATCACCGGACGCCTCAGCCCCGATGATGTCCTCGGTCTCATCTTCTCACGCTTCTGCGTCGGGAAGTGA
- a CDS encoding TlpA family protein disulfide reductase yields MIRSITPVLVLAVATSVVPVAATAQPSEGIVREGAGARRASLDAMELKPFPADLWGGVGAWANGAPLTSADTSGKPVIIVTWSNWYDASLRALTAAQRVADQYASDGLIVVGLHDDEEWDEAEGVAKSRGITFRIAHDTGNKMRAGLSVDQDPDIYVIDRAGQLRFADVDSSSLEQAAKIVAKETMEQAGKINQTLAEKAEEERIRANRTAAINQQADLVNIPELPFPDPSPEAYVNARWPKLPTDSGRQEQPGFFVLPSYGWYPPKPPATKGRAVVAYFWNPDVPSTSRMVKEMDLLQRERGRDIAVAGIVVPRETLSGGSSSFSDETKRALELELLGKRTKEFADSSRLAHPVMFDPTGAVMSSVSGRFTATQSPTYAVVASSDGMVRWYGDSKSPSFKAAVDAVIENDPGVKARRAAEQAWLKARGK; encoded by the coding sequence ATGATCCGTTCCATCACACCCGTTCTGGTTCTTGCTGTTGCGACCTCGGTCGTTCCTGTTGCGGCGACGGCCCAGCCCTCCGAGGGCATCGTCCGTGAAGGGGCGGGAGCGCGGCGTGCGTCTCTTGACGCCATGGAACTCAAGCCCTTCCCGGCCGACCTCTGGGGCGGTGTTGGTGCGTGGGCCAACGGCGCACCCCTGACAAGCGCGGACACGAGCGGCAAGCCCGTCATCATCGTGACGTGGTCGAACTGGTACGACGCCTCGCTGCGGGCCCTGACGGCGGCCCAGCGCGTGGCGGATCAGTACGCCTCGGATGGGCTGATCGTGGTGGGTCTGCACGACGACGAGGAGTGGGACGAGGCGGAGGGCGTGGCAAAGTCCAGGGGGATCACGTTCCGTATCGCCCACGACACCGGCAACAAGATGCGTGCGGGGCTCAGCGTCGATCAGGATCCGGATATCTATGTGATCGATCGGGCGGGACAGCTGCGGTTTGCGGACGTTGATTCATCTTCGCTGGAGCAAGCCGCGAAGATCGTCGCGAAGGAGACGATGGAGCAGGCGGGGAAGATCAATCAGACGCTTGCGGAGAAGGCGGAGGAGGAGCGGATCCGCGCGAACCGGACGGCGGCGATCAACCAGCAGGCGGATCTGGTCAACATTCCGGAGCTTCCATTCCCTGATCCGTCGCCCGAGGCGTACGTCAACGCACGGTGGCCGAAGCTGCCGACGGACTCCGGGCGTCAGGAGCAGCCGGGGTTCTTCGTGCTGCCGAGTTACGGTTGGTATCCGCCCAAGCCGCCCGCGACGAAGGGTCGCGCGGTGGTGGCGTATTTCTGGAATCCGGATGTTCCTTCGACCTCGCGCATGGTGAAGGAGATGGATCTTTTGCAGCGCGAGCGCGGGCGTGACATCGCGGTCGCGGGGATTGTTGTGCCGCGTGAGACGTTGTCGGGCGGTTCCAGTTCATTCTCTGACGAGACGAAGCGTGCGTTGGAGTTGGAGCTGCTCGGGAAGCGGACGAAGGAGTTCGCGGATTCCAGTCGCCTTGCGCATCCGGTCATGTTCGACCCGACGGGCGCGGTGATGTCCAGCGTGTCGGGTCGGTTCACGGCGACCCAGTCTCCGACGTACGCCGTGGTGGCTTCGTCGGACGGGATGGTCCGGTGGTACGGCGACTCGAAGAGCCCCTCTTTCAAGGCGGCTGTCGATGCGGTGATCGAGAACGATCCCGGCGTGAAGGCGCGTCGGGCCGCCGAGCAGGCGTGGCTGAAGGCGCGTGGCAAGTAA
- the yidC gene encoding membrane protein insertase YidC, whose amino-acid sequence MAQRGNPKVRFLLTLLIVLVVGGVSWAFFLSSSNKPTPSPTTPQQPEPRAAAPAERPAPTPEPSQSPAPEQVVAAPAPDAPPSGRPAALEGLRARNTGAMEPQTLGLLDAQAPIRQALTIDPLGVGVGSLKLGRYFTTIKNEANVEVQRTHREGAYALTPFSALGVQVEGVIVNLLSASVWSPVPGAPSGTFEAIVENASGEAVLRIVRSFRLTSDSYEIELAQTVENLTDRELNIRWFQYGPVDLENDSAGGSTKVSKARDMRRLRFGYLLKAQSDPSQRIVFANAFLWFRPKVLGKADKATGLFPDVATVWPNPVSLDAEFTLAWAGMSNRYFSVVTHGLVGDAPNPASFSWVDRIDRVVLHRYIEEKGQPVYAPVIGVKLDSKPVAVAPGSTADFSMGIYAGPMEKDAITADPRAAAAGVQEIVVYNAGGPCAFCTFPVLTDALVWLLEIVHRATADWAVAIIILVIIVRTVLHPVNRWSQVRMQRFAKQMQDIAPKQKKLQERYANDKQKLQQETGKLWREEGINPAGMLGCLPMLMQTPIWIALYATLYYAFELRQQPAFYGIFQSLTGGGWAFMADLAEPDHAIWFAGKGIHIWFLSDFMGPITGLNVLPLAWGAVFWVHQKYLTPPTTGTMTPEQEQQQKIIKVMSVVMLPVFMYNAPSGLLVYFLTNSVLAIVENHWIREHVKKHDLLNPEKYRKQKKGPGFMQRLQMLAEQKQAQQQSKGAKGSQGFNPGARGPQRPPRR is encoded by the coding sequence ATGGCGCAGCGTGGGAATCCCAAAGTTCGGTTTCTGCTCACACTCCTGATCGTTCTGGTCGTGGGCGGCGTCTCGTGGGCGTTCTTTCTCTCCTCCTCGAACAAGCCCACGCCGTCTCCCACAACGCCGCAACAGCCCGAGCCGCGTGCCGCCGCGCCCGCCGAACGCCCCGCGCCGACACCAGAGCCGAGCCAGAGCCCCGCGCCGGAACAAGTGGTCGCCGCCCCCGCGCCGGATGCCCCACCCTCCGGACGCCCCGCCGCACTCGAAGGACTCCGCGCCCGAAACACAGGTGCGATGGAACCGCAGACGCTCGGCCTCCTCGACGCCCAGGCCCCGATCCGCCAGGCCCTCACGATCGATCCCCTCGGGGTTGGCGTCGGCTCCCTCAAACTCGGACGCTACTTCACGACCATCAAGAACGAAGCGAACGTCGAGGTCCAGCGCACCCATCGCGAGGGTGCCTACGCGCTCACACCCTTCTCCGCGCTCGGCGTTCAGGTCGAGGGCGTGATCGTCAACCTCCTCAGCGCGTCGGTCTGGAGCCCTGTCCCCGGTGCGCCGAGCGGCACATTCGAGGCGATCGTCGAGAACGCCTCCGGCGAGGCCGTCCTCCGCATCGTCCGCTCATTCCGACTCACCTCCGACTCCTACGAGATCGAACTCGCCCAGACAGTCGAGAACCTCACCGATCGCGAGCTCAACATCCGCTGGTTCCAGTACGGCCCCGTCGATCTGGAGAACGACAGCGCGGGCGGCTCCACAAAGGTCTCAAAGGCCCGCGACATGCGCCGCCTGCGCTTCGGATACCTCCTCAAGGCCCAGTCCGACCCGTCGCAGCGCATCGTCTTCGCCAACGCCTTCCTCTGGTTCCGCCCCAAGGTCCTCGGAAAGGCCGACAAGGCCACCGGGCTCTTCCCCGATGTCGCCACCGTCTGGCCGAACCCCGTCTCCCTCGACGCCGAGTTCACCCTCGCCTGGGCGGGCATGTCGAACCGCTACTTCAGCGTCGTCACGCACGGCCTCGTCGGCGATGCCCCGAACCCCGCCTCATTCTCATGGGTCGATCGCATCGATCGCGTCGTCCTGCACCGATACATCGAAGAGAAGGGCCAACCCGTCTACGCCCCTGTCATCGGCGTCAAACTCGACAGCAAGCCCGTCGCCGTCGCGCCCGGTTCGACCGCCGACTTCAGCATGGGCATCTACGCCGGACCCATGGAAAAGGACGCCATCACCGCAGATCCCCGCGCCGCCGCCGCCGGAGTCCAGGAGATCGTCGTCTACAACGCCGGCGGCCCGTGCGCCTTCTGCACATTCCCCGTGCTGACCGACGCACTGGTCTGGCTGCTCGAGATCGTCCACCGCGCCACCGCCGACTGGGCGGTCGCCATCATCATCCTCGTCATCATCGTCCGCACCGTGCTCCACCCCGTGAACCGCTGGTCACAGGTGCGCATGCAACGCTTCGCCAAGCAGATGCAGGACATCGCCCCCAAGCAGAAGAAGCTCCAGGAGCGATACGCCAACGACAAGCAGAAACTCCAGCAGGAGACCGGCAAGCTCTGGCGCGAAGAGGGGATCAACCCCGCCGGCATGCTCGGCTGCCTCCCCATGCTCATGCAGACCCCGATCTGGATCGCACTCTACGCAACGCTCTACTACGCCTTCGAACTCCGCCAGCAACCCGCCTTCTACGGCATCTTCCAGTCGCTCACCGGCGGCGGCTGGGCTTTCATGGCCGACCTCGCCGAGCCCGACCACGCGATCTGGTTCGCCGGCAAGGGCATCCACATCTGGTTCCTCTCCGACTTCATGGGACCGATCACCGGCCTGAATGTCCTCCCGCTCGCCTGGGGAGCCGTCTTCTGGGTCCACCAGAAGTACCTCACCCCGCCCACCACCGGCACCATGACCCCCGAGCAGGAACAGCAGCAGAAGATCATCAAGGTCATGTCCGTCGTCATGCTCCCCGTCTTCATGTACAACGCCCCGTCGGGCCTTCTCGTCTACTTCCTGACCAACTCCGTCCTCGCCATCGTCGAGAACCACTGGATCCGCGAGCACGTCAAGAAGCACGACCTGCTCAACCCCGAGAAGTACCGCAAGCAGAAGAAGGGGCCCGGCTTCATGCAACGCCTCCAGATGCTCGCCGAGCAGAAGCAGGCCCAGCAACAGTCCAAGGGCGCAAAGGGCTCGCAGGGATTCAACCCCGGCGCACGTGGCCCGCAGCGTCCGCCCAGGCGCTGA
- a CDS encoding glycoside hydrolase N-terminal domain-containing protein, with translation MRQHFVPVACASVVCALVSVVGAAQQREQAGVTPETGGSVLRIDGAITRWDEGLPIGNGLVGALVWGEGRTIRISLDRADLWDTRLPEVFASPEWTYANMIALKEAKNHTRHQELFDVPYDTIPYPTKLPAGRVEITLPEGVSIGGFWLTLDDGVATVRMIDSRDHSETTLDILPARVGSCLLVNTLPAGSTYALRSPEGTKLLGYPDAVHESQEFRRWFTQSTLGALQYTVFVTPLLVGLNSKPSDVDYPLAIGVAAHDSVMNGHFAGSSEVTQSQLSQPNMRAMLALHRTRKFPKPRVAIPDARLQLHYDLCTHLYIAGSLGDQPPMPLQGVWTADEGGLPPWKGDYHNDLNTQMTYLAYHAAGLIYQGWSWINFNIELLPEYQSFARSFYALPSRDDRYADVRHEPALIPGVMTIKGQPMGGWGQHSLSPTHSAWIAQSFYLDWKYSGDETRMLNLAYPFCAAIGNGLLGLMSKDVHGHLKLPLSSSPEIHDNSYQAWLVPNSNYDLSLMRWLFAALKEMAEVAGEAEVAAKWGDALGAMEPLHIDEKTGLMFDARETYSQSHRHFSHAMAIHPLGTLSIEGSDADRAAINATLDQLKAMGTDWWTGYSFSWAACMFARAGRAEEALDYLTKYLAFTGPNGFHLNGDQTKSGLSNFTYRPFTLEGNFLAMEAIHQMLLQSHGVVGVPGSEIVRIFPAVSETWGDVSFDGLRAEGGWIVSARRNGGSTTRVEVVAPSGSADRATRPEEMGPGARARTLRLRDPFAGREAHWSREVVREGGREGGEIVVELRPGEFLVGEAR, from the coding sequence ATGAGACAACACTTCGTCCCGGTGGCGTGCGCGTCGGTCGTGTGTGCGTTGGTTTCGGTGGTCGGCGCGGCTCAGCAGAGAGAGCAGGCTGGTGTGACGCCCGAGACGGGCGGGTCGGTCCTGCGCATCGACGGCGCCATCACGCGCTGGGACGAGGGGCTGCCGATCGGGAACGGGCTGGTCGGCGCGCTGGTGTGGGGCGAGGGGCGGACGATCCGCATCTCGCTGGATCGCGCGGACCTGTGGGACACGAGATTGCCGGAGGTGTTCGCGTCGCCGGAGTGGACATACGCGAACATGATCGCGCTGAAGGAGGCGAAGAACCACACGCGGCACCAGGAGCTGTTCGATGTGCCGTATGACACGATCCCCTATCCGACGAAGCTGCCGGCGGGGCGGGTGGAGATCACGCTGCCGGAAGGTGTGAGCATCGGTGGCTTCTGGCTGACGCTTGACGACGGGGTCGCGACGGTTCGCATGATCGACTCTCGCGACCATTCGGAAACAACTCTGGACATCCTGCCCGCACGGGTCGGGTCTTGCCTGTTAGTCAACACGCTGCCAGCCGGGTCAACGTACGCGCTCCGAAGCCCCGAGGGCACGAAGTTGCTCGGGTATCCCGATGCGGTGCATGAGTCACAAGAGTTTCGTCGATGGTTCACTCAATCGACGCTTGGAGCGCTCCAATACACCGTGTTCGTAACGCCCTTGCTGGTGGGTCTGAACTCCAAGCCATCGGATGTGGATTATCCGCTCGCGATTGGCGTCGCCGCCCACGACAGCGTGATGAACGGCCACTTCGCAGGATCGTCGGAGGTCACTCAATCACAGCTGTCACAGCCGAACATGAGGGCGATGCTGGCTCTTCACCGCACGCGCAAGTTCCCGAAGCCGCGGGTCGCGATCCCGGACGCACGCCTTCAGTTGCACTACGACCTCTGCACGCACTTGTACATCGCCGGATCTCTCGGAGACCAGCCGCCGATGCCGCTGCAGGGCGTGTGGACGGCGGATGAGGGCGGGTTGCCTCCGTGGAAGGGGGATTACCACAATGACCTGAACACGCAGATGACGTACCTGGCGTACCACGCCGCGGGGCTGATCTATCAAGGATGGAGCTGGATCAACTTCAATATCGAGTTGCTTCCTGAGTATCAGAGTTTCGCGCGGTCGTTCTACGCCCTGCCGTCGCGGGACGATCGGTATGCCGATGTGCGCCACGAGCCGGCGCTGATTCCGGGTGTGATGACGATCAAGGGGCAGCCGATGGGCGGGTGGGGGCAGCACTCGCTCAGCCCGACGCACTCGGCGTGGATCGCGCAGTCGTTCTACTTGGACTGGAAGTACTCGGGAGACGAGACGCGGATGTTGAATCTGGCGTACCCATTCTGTGCGGCGATCGGGAACGGGCTTCTCGGGTTGATGTCGAAGGACGTACACGGGCACCTGAAGCTGCCTCTTTCGAGCAGCCCGGAGATCCACGACAACTCGTACCAGGCGTGGCTCGTCCCGAACTCGAACTACGACCTTTCGCTGATGCGCTGGCTCTTTGCGGCCCTGAAGGAGATGGCGGAGGTTGCGGGTGAGGCGGAGGTGGCGGCGAAGTGGGGTGATGCGCTCGGGGCGATGGAGCCCCTGCACATCGATGAGAAGACGGGATTGATGTTCGATGCGCGAGAGACGTACTCGCAGAGCCATCGGCACTTCAGCCACGCGATGGCGATCCACCCGCTCGGGACACTTTCGATCGAGGGGAGCGATGCCGATCGCGCGGCGATCAATGCCACGCTCGATCAGTTGAAGGCGATGGGGACGGACTGGTGGACGGGGTACTCGTTCTCGTGGGCGGCGTGCATGTTCGCGCGAGCGGGGCGCGCCGAGGAGGCGCTGGACTATCTGACGAAGTACCTGGCGTTCACGGGTCCCAACGGGTTTCACCTGAACGGCGATCAGACGAAGAGCGGGCTGTCGAATTTCACGTATCGGCCGTTCACACTGGAGGGGAACTTCCTCGCGATGGAGGCGATCCACCAGATGCTGCTGCAGTCGCACGGCGTGGTGGGTGTGCCCGGCTCGGAGATCGTCAGGATCTTCCCTGCGGTGAGTGAGACGTGGGGGGATGTGTCGTTCGATGGGCTGAGGGCCGAGGGAGGGTGGATTGTCTCGGCGAGGCGGAACGGGGGGAGTACGACGCGTGTTGAGGTTGTCGCGCCGAGCGGGTCCGCTGATCGCGCGACGCGTCCCGAGGAGATGGGACCTGGAGCGCGGGCGAGAACGCTGCGGCTGCGCGATCCGTTCGCGGGTCGTGAGGCGCACTGGTCGCGCGAGGTGGTGCGTGAGGGGGGGCGTGAAGGGGGCGAGATCGTGGTCGAGCTTCGTCCGGGCGAGTTTCTCGTCGGGGAGGCGCGTTGA
- a CDS encoding tRNA (cytidine(34)-2'-O)-methyltransferase has protein sequence MVLREPEIPNNTGNIGRTCVATGCRLHLVRPLGFELTEKACRRAGLDYWPRLDWVEHAEWASYERSMDPGRTFFLSTKAARSVFDVELRRGDHLVFGRETSGLPRELLEAYPERVVSLPLVEAERSLNLATAVCAVVYEGIRQLRARGECRVTPEGRLRPE, from the coding sequence GTGGTGCTGCGAGAGCCGGAGATCCCGAACAACACGGGGAACATCGGGCGGACGTGCGTGGCGACCGGGTGCAGGTTGCATCTGGTGAGGCCGCTCGGGTTTGAGTTGACGGAGAAGGCGTGTCGGCGAGCGGGGCTGGACTATTGGCCTCGGCTGGACTGGGTCGAGCACGCGGAGTGGGCGAGTTACGAGCGGTCGATGGATCCGGGGCGGACGTTCTTTCTGTCGACGAAAGCCGCACGATCGGTGTTTGATGTTGAGTTGCGTCGGGGCGACCACCTGGTGTTCGGGCGTGAGACGAGCGGGCTGCCTCGCGAGCTGCTGGAGGCATACCCGGAACGCGTGGTCTCGCTCCCGCTGGTTGAGGCGGAGCGTTCGCTGAACCTGGCGACGGCGGTGTGTGCCGTGGTGTATGAGGGGATCAGGCAGTTGCGGGCACGGGGTGAGTGCCGCGTGACGCCCGAGGGGCGGCTGAGGCCTGAATAA
- a CDS encoding sulfotransferase domain-containing protein, protein MGQKVFPTVFHFTHWKAGSQWVRSVFEDACPGRLVETLPKNAHVLERPLQQGAIYSPVYMKRQVFETCEASRSAPQVRVVVIRDLRDALVSWYYSMKVSHQDIPGTRIAQIREELRAKSMEDGLLYLIAGDREFAGLQGHSSIQLSWLGACDLMVRYEELLEDEMGQFDRLLRCCGIEVETERLKQIVSDRSFQSVSGRQRGEEDVSAHHRKGVRGDWRNHFTPRVERAFKEKFADVLVKTGYERDDLW, encoded by the coding sequence ATGGGTCAGAAGGTGTTTCCAACGGTGTTCCACTTCACGCACTGGAAGGCGGGCTCGCAGTGGGTCCGGAGCGTGTTCGAGGACGCGTGCCCGGGGCGTCTGGTGGAGACGTTGCCGAAGAACGCGCACGTGCTGGAGCGTCCGTTGCAGCAGGGCGCGATCTATTCGCCGGTCTACATGAAGCGTCAGGTCTTCGAGACGTGCGAGGCGTCGAGGTCGGCGCCTCAGGTTCGTGTGGTTGTGATCCGGGATCTGCGCGATGCGCTGGTGTCGTGGTATTACAGCATGAAGGTCTCGCACCAGGACATTCCGGGGACGCGGATCGCGCAGATCCGCGAGGAGCTGCGGGCGAAGTCGATGGAGGATGGGCTGCTGTACCTGATCGCGGGCGACAGGGAGTTTGCGGGGTTGCAGGGGCACTCGTCGATCCAGCTCTCTTGGCTGGGCGCGTGCGATCTGATGGTTCGGTACGAGGAGTTGCTCGAGGACGAGATGGGTCAGTTCGATCGTCTGCTGCGGTGCTGCGGGATCGAGGTCGAGACCGAGCGATTGAAGCAGATCGTGAGCGACAGGAGCTTTCAGTCGGTGTCGGGGAGGCAGCGCGGCGAGGAGGACGTGAGCGCGCACCACCGCAAGGGCGTGCGCGGCGACTGGCGGAACCACTTCACGCCGCGGGTCGAGCGGGCGTTCAAGGAGAAGTTCGCCGACGTGCTTGTGAAGACGGGGTACGAGCGCGACGACCTTTGGTGA
- a CDS encoding ATP-dependent Clp protease adaptor ClpS, translating to MPDQIESTPASDTAPQGQAAVQDRPETAPPRLDHLPPYRVLLHNDDVNTVEDVVFSVTEIARLTVQQAVQVTMTAHKRGIALVCVTHKERAELLEEQFRSRRLKVTIEPAPA from the coding sequence ATGCCCGATCAGATCGAGTCAACACCCGCATCCGACACGGCTCCGCAGGGACAGGCCGCGGTCCAGGACCGCCCGGAGACCGCACCCCCGCGCCTGGATCACCTCCCGCCCTATCGCGTGCTGCTCCATAACGACGACGTCAACACCGTTGAGGACGTTGTGTTCTCGGTCACCGAGATCGCACGCCTCACCGTCCAGCAGGCCGTCCAGGTCACCATGACCGCCCATAAACGCGGCATCGCCCTCGTCTGCGTGACCCATAAAGAACGCGCCGAACTGCTCGAAGAGCAGTTCCGCTCGCGCCGACTCAAGGTCACCATCGAGCCCGCCCCCGCCTGA